GACCACAACACTACCTCATTTAGCAGAAAAtagcacttttttcttttcatcgaAAATAAAGGTTTTccgatgggtggtggtggcgcactcctttaatcccaaacactcgggaggcagaggcaggcggagctctgtgttcaaggccagactggtctacagagatacacagagaaaccctgtcttaaaaaacaacaacaggctTTTTTGCAGACGCCGCTGTCCCCTCTCACCGCTTGCTGCAGCCATGGTCAACGCCACCGTGTTCTTCGACATCGCGGCCAATGGCGAGCCCTTGGGCCGCGTCTCCTTCGAGCTGTTTGCAGACAAagttccaaagacagcagaaaactttcgtgctctgagcactggagagaaaggatttggATATAAGGGTTCTTCCTTTCACAGGATTATTCCAGGATTCATGTGCCAGGGTGGTGACTTCACACGCCATAATGGCACTGGAGGCAGATCCATCTACGGAGAAAAATTTGAGGATGAGAACTTCATCCTGAAGCATACAGGTCCTGGCATCTTGTCCATGGCAAATGTTGGACCAAACACAAATGGTTTCCAGTTTTTTATCTGCACCACCAAGACTGCGTGGCTGGATGGCAAACATGTGGACTTTGGGAAGGTGAAAGAAGGCATGAACATTGTGGAAGCCATGGAGCATTCTGGGTGCAGGAATGGCAAGACCAGCAAGATGATCACCATTTCCGACTGTGGACAACTCTAATTCTTTTGACTTATGGGCTTCGTACCCACCAGACCattccttctgtagctcaggagagcaccccagccccatctgctCGCAGTAGCCTGTGATCTCCtctctcactgaagttctttgggttccatattttcctcattccccttcaagtctagctggattgcagagttaagtttatgattatgagtaaaaactaagtaagaaaaaaaaacaacaacagcaaaactttCATACACTGTATTCAGGTCATGATTTCTCCTCCCACGACTCctctccacccacccaaccaaggccacactctttctttctctttagaaaacaatcagacaaaacaaaactcccaaaCTAACCATTAAAAACACACGataccacatgtgcacacacacacacaaacacaccaaacagacaaaaccccaaatccataaaaacataaaagtggGATACAAGTAAAAGGCCAGTAAGACAAAaactaacaataacaacaaaaaagcaatccGAGACAGAAAGTCTACAAATACCATTGAGTCTTGACCATCTACTACTGGGCTTGGAgcctgcccttaagtgtggtttgtatatccAGTGAGACTCCAATaagaaaaactaattttttctttGCAAGTGAATGTTAGTTGCGATAGCTTCTTGTTTAGGGATGAGAGCACGAGTCTATTTCCCCGTTCAGTACTGGAAACACAGAAGATGAATCAAGAACAGAGGTTCGATGTTTTGAGGGAAATGAACAAGAGGAGAGTATAAGTAATAAACATCTTTATTATTATGGGAACACAAAAGATAATGTCAAATATTGACAGTTGGCAGCAGTACAATTGGTGTTCTGCCTTTGCCAATTCCAGACTCATGATTCAATCTCTTAGAGatcaaagacatttaaaagtgCCTGCAGGCTGGAGGTGTGGACTATAGTAAGGGTGCTTACACAAGggtgaagagaaaacaaagcaccTGTATCAAACATGTACAGTCTGATTTTTCCCTCTTGTGAGTACTCCCTAGATAATACACTATAACAGCCATTTGCATGTCGTGTGTATTCTATTGGGTTAATATGAGAAATAATTCAGAAATGACTTAAAACACACAGGAGAATATATCATAATACATGTATACACGATGCCATTTTACATAAGGGTTTTGAAACATCTGTAGTGTTTGGTATGGGGAAAACGTTAGGAAACCAAGCACATAAGAATATCAACGGGGGACCATGTGTGCATCTTACTTCAAATGAGAAAGTAAGTATTGCAGGAAATAGCTACAACAATTTgctatctctgcctctggagggTATAGTCAGGCTGGAGGAGGAGTATGAAGACACAAGATTCTTACTTCCTGTGACAAACTTTACAACATTTGATGTTATAACCTATTTGCCTATATTTGCATAAAAATTAAACTGttatttttgaaaactaaatGTACTCCTTACAATAGCTCTTTTAATTTATAAACTCTTGAGGTTAATTTCACAATAAACAGAGACTTATTAACTTACCTTCATTTTTTAGCCTATGCAAAATTCTGGGTCACAGCTGGATTCTTATGAGACACTTTTGTGAATTTTGAAAACATGTAAACCTATagctgctggttttttttttcctttatccaTTTAACTCCACTAACAGGATGTCACGGTTCCTACAGTTCAGTAGTCTTGGCAGCCCAAGATGAACATGTAGGCAGATTCCACATCTGGTGggacctcaaagacagacatcttgtCATTGCAATCTCACCCGAGGGAAGGGATTTTCCTCCAAGACCCTGTAGAAGGGTATTCCCAAATGAAATTATATGGTCTCTATCCGAATTGCCCACTGACTTCACAAAGGCCAACCACCCAATGCCATCTTAGAGGAAATACAAACAGAATAGTGAGCAGGGCACCTATCTGTGCAATGAAATCATGACGGATTATATGAGCAAAACTTCCCTGCTGTTCTTAATGTCCTTGCAGATTCTATCCTTCAAGATTCTATCTCTTTCAGATTCTGTCCCTGGTAGCCCTCTGAACTCTTTCTGCAGATATAGTCCAGAGCCTTGAGCATCAAGGCTTTTAGCTCTGGAATTCTTAACTGCCTCCATACCAACACTGCTGCTACCAGAGGTAGAATATCTGAGACCCTGACGTCTTGTGCAACCACCCCAGCCTATTCTATTTTTGATAAAGATCCCATGTAGGCAAAGACACCACTCAAGCAAAGTCTTTATCAGTCCTCACATTGTAATACCAGGTGACAGAGCGGGGCGGAAGCTACCCAGACTTAAAAAGCAGTCTGTTTAAAAATCCTGGAGGGGCTCAGATGCTTATGTTCAGTCTAATTCCACCATCCATAGTCCCACATATGCACAGCTTCCAGTTCCACCAATCCCAAGCCCTACAAGCACCAATGGCGAGTTCCCATTGAACCAATCACAGGATGTTTGCTCAGTCACAGCAGGAGGAGTTGCCCAGTTCACTAAAGTTTGTCTAGCCTCATCATCTATAATCTTCCAAAGCTGGTACAAATTGTGCATAAAGAGGTCATAGCTGGGGCATGTTCTCCCAAGCAGGCCTTGTTGACTTCAGTTGCAGTTATGATTGCAATGGTTCTTGAAACTGAAGTCATGTGATTGATGGATGTTGTGGAACAATCTGTGAAGATGCtctgctctcattggtttaataaaaagttaaatagccAATAACCAGGCAAGAAGACCTTAGGTGGGACTTGCCAAcaaggagaggatgtggaagtGAAAAAGGGCAGAATCACCAGGAAACAcggagagaagcaagatgagatgCCATATTGAAAAAAAGAACTGAGCTACATGGTAGAAcctagataagaaatatgggttaatttaagttgtaatagcTAGTTAGTAACAATAAAGTTGAACATTTATAATGAAagtctctatgtggttatttgggatcTAGCTGGAGAGACAGAAAATTTTGCCTATACCTGGAGGGCCAAAGAAACTTCTGTGGGGGTCCTGGGATGATCTCTATCCAGGCAGCCACATAGGGCAGAGAATATGTCAGCTGTCAATCAAGCAAGCAGTTGAATGGCCCACACCTGTCATgtaaaataccatttaaaatacCAAAGgatgtttataataaaaatccATGGAATTAACCTTAACTGTGTTTAACAGTGCCCAAATCCTACGTAAAATTCTTTAGAGAGAGTTGGGTCATTCTGTGATTCAGTTTTGTGAAATTTTAAACCAATATATAttcaaaaatgaatattttagaatAACTATAAGAAAGGTATAAGAGAGATAGTCCTGTTTTCAATTAGAACATACTGGTACACACAATAACACAATAATACAGTTCTACCATTAGATTTCTTTGTCCAATTAGTTTCAATGCTCTTTTGTGTAAAGAATCAATACTTTATTCAAATTTGATTAGTTTTGATTTGCCATTTGTGTTTACTCAGAGACCTCACTGGGTTGATTGTGCCAATCCAAGATGTGCTGTCTCCTGACCTGTGGCGTTTACCAATTACCCACGAAATTACAAGAGAAGAGATTCCTTTTCATCGGCTTGGTTGCCTTGGTCACTACAAAGTCTTTGCACAGCGTCCCCTTGTCAGGCTGCTTCTCCTCTGTGTCCTTGAAAGCCTGGTGCCCTTTTCTGTGACTTGCGTCACCCTGAGCtcagaggaaagcagagaagcaCTTGAGAGTGAAATGCattagcttcatttttttttttaacaatctgCCACCACAGTGGGAGCTTTAAAACAACACGAAATTATTACTTTACAGTTCTAAAGGTTGAAAGTCCAAAGTGAGTCTCACGAGGTCTGAAGTCAAGCTGTCAGCAGGACTGCATCTCCCCCGAGGCTGGAGAAAATAGTGTCTTTCCCAGATTCTAAGGCATCTATGTTCCTTGGCTCAGGAACTcactccatcacacacacacacacacacacacacacaccacacacacactcgtcCCCACCACTTAGATCAACTAAGGTGTTGTTTTGATTCTCAGCCTACTTGACTCATGTATAAGGACTCAGGGCCTGCTCAGATAATTCTAGATGATTCTCGATCTCACAATACTTAATCACACCTGCAAGTCCCCTTCTCATGTCAAGTAAGAGATTCATGAGCTGGGGTTACTGTGTTCTTAGAGATTATTCCCAGAGCAAAaactgacaggaaaaaaaaaataatctgctTTGGTAAAGCATGGGAATACATTCTCCAGAAAATTCGAGAAACTTGGGAATGGCTGTGAGTTAGGAGGAAGGCTTGTTTCTTTTAGACAGGATAGTACTACATACCTCTGGCTGtctaggctaaccttgaactcacagagaaccacatACCTCTGCCCCCAGGCCTGAGCAAGGTGTTTTTAGGGTGAGTGGGCTCATGGAAATATCAGTGTTAGACACACCAGTTGCCACACTTGTGAAGTCTACCTGAATCacagttccaaaacagccagccaAATGTGCGTTTCAAACTTTGCAAAAGCGGTGGCCTCAGAACCAGCATCTCTGCCGCCTCTGGGTGCCGGGCCGCATTTCATCTTCAGTGATTCCTGAAAGAAACCTGACACTAACTAGTCCAGCCCACGGGATAGGGACTGAATCATAAACCACACTGGAGataaaccaagaaacaaaacaaacaaaccaaccccaGTTTATCCGAAAGAAACAGTGATGGGAAACCGCACCAGGAGGCCACTCATCTGGGCTTGGATTTTCAAGAGGACTGGACCATGGAGAAGGTCACAGTCCGCCAGctgcttttctttgaaaggatATTTCCCTGGCGATGCCCACTGAAGCGTGGGCGGACTTCTGTCTTGCTGCGTCATGGGAtgttcccttccccaccccctccttttGTGggcgtgtgtgggtgtgtgtgggtgtgtgtgtgtgtgtgtgtgtgtgcagtgtcttgCTCCCTGTAAGAGCACAGCCCCGCTGCCTGTTCCTGCCGCCGCTGCCCTGACTCTCTGccacttctttcctctcttttctcttcctgcttagcTCTCTTCCTTCTGGTAAGTGTGGCAAACACTCCCCCAAAGCCCTGCCAGGTTCAGTCTTTAGTCTGTAGGGAACGGTGGAAGGGTTTGCCATTGTTCAACTTCTAAAGACAACATGTGGATCAGGaagggatggtgtgtgtgtgtgagcagctgCAGGGGGCCCTAGGATGGGGAAACATTCCTCCTCACAGGGAGGGCGCTAGAGCCAATAAAGCTGGCAAAAGACAGATTTCTTTGCTAGAAAACAAATTACTATATAAAAGGAATCATTTAAAgctctttggttttatttgtatttgtttttccttcttattaATTTGTTCTGGAACTGTGTTTAGTCAGTAAACTGTCCTGGGGCGGGGAAGGTTActctgtttgaagagaaaagtTGGGTTTTGGGGATATAACACAATAGTTGAGCAGTTGAGGTCCCagcgctacacacacacacacacacacacacacacacacacacacacaccaattaacATAGAACAGGAATTTAAAAAACTATCCCTGGACCTAAGTATAACAAAAGAACAACCGATGGGTGAATGGACCACGCAAACGCTTTCACGAAGCCTACTCACAGGAAAATGCCTAGGGACTGTTTGAAATAGCTGCCTTGAAGTTTACTTGACTTTAGATTTCATCCAACAATAATCTCCCTTCCATGTACAAGCTCATGTACGGGTTCAAACCAGTGAATGTTCCCTGTGCTCAGTCTGACTTAGTCACTGTTCTCTTGACTGCAGGGACGAGGGTAAATGTCAGGCTCATTTTAGAAGAGCTTAAAATAACTTCTGGCTGGACAGCAGGTGCCATGCGGCTTTCTCTGCGCTTGGGAGAGGCAGGAGTTATATATAGATGGGAGCGTAGAAAGGAGAGGTCAGGATACAAACTGCCTAGCGTGGTGGAGACGTTGCCACATTATGTGATAAGAAGTTGATGATGTAAAACTAGTGAACTTCCGTCCAAGTCAGCGAAGGCTGGGTGAGCACCACAGGTGGGTGGCGGTGTCTGCACGCTGACTTTGCCACTCTCTTGGCATTCAAGCATTCTGACACCTAAACCCTAAAAATGGGACAAGGAAGTTGGGCCGTTTGGAGAACAGCaggtttttgttttcacttttcatgccaacacagaaaaacctgtgAGGCTTGAGGATTTTGCCATATTTTGGGGGTGCAAATTAGCAGCATCGCTATTAAATTCTGTTTGCAAACAAAATgttccagaatttaaaaaaaacctaagccAAATCTATGCACCCCTCGAAGTGGTAAGAGCAAAGCCTGGGTTCTTTAATGCAATGTATTATATTACTCCATATTTCCCAGAATCTGTATTATATCTGggtgctgttgttgttgttgctgctgttgctgaagatgatgatgatgatgatgatgatgatgcggACAGGATCATAAGCCAAGGcaggcctgggactcactatacagctgaggatgatcttgaacgtCTGATCTTCCTCCATGTAGGATAACAGACATATTCCACTACGTCTGGTTTGAACCCATTTTGTATTTGAATTATTTCTCTAgttgatttttctgtttattatacatttttttcttaaaattcttaCCATTTCCTAAAACTTTATGACTTAGAAAACTGTAATCTCTTTTCTTCTAGAATAAAGTCAATTTTAGGAGTAGAACAATATAGAAATTTAAGGAACTAGTATTAAAagtgagttggagagatggctcagtgggtaagagtacttaCCCTACAAACATAAGGATTTGGGTTCAGACCCTAATGACCATGTAAAAACCCAGATGTAGGCAGATGCACCTGTAATCgcagggctgctagggacaatgATAGGAAGTTAACCCAGGCCCAGTgccgggttcagtgagagacactgtctcaaaggaagAGAGTGGAGAGTGGTATGGCAGGacacctgacatcctcctctatcctccacctgtgcacacacgtgtgtatgtatgcaccacactcatgcacatatatacatatgaaaatacaCTTATAAGCACCAGCATTCTTCCATAGTATTGGCTTATTTATATAACCCCTCATtctccattttaattaaaaagtaatgctAGTCTGAAgctcaaaaaaatgtttttgctcCTTGATAATTGCACGGTGCTCATTATCAGGAAAATACAAGAAAAGTGATTTTTTACCTAATAATGTATTCATATTAAAGTATGCAAATATGcaaattaagttttatttaaagattaaaattagATTAGAAATATAACTATTATGAATGATTTGGATCTTGTAGTAAATATTTTAGCTTTGAAAGAGAATGCCTATatgctatatatacacacacacacacacttaaatagaGAATGTCTATACTTCTGAGAACTGTGAAGTCTACACATGAAAATCTTGATTCAAATTAACAAATATATCTATACAAAAAACAATACCATGAGTTAACTCGGATGATTTCAGCAATTAGAAATACTCCTAAAATGTGAAGATTACACTCAAAATATGGCAGTAACGTGATTTGATTTTTTAGTGTCAGTGGTATATTAAAGTTCATTTTTTCTACGATAGATACTAAAATTAGTTGGCACCTATCCGAGAGATACCTTTATCATTAATCTGTAAGTGGGTTCATTACATAAAACCTAACTGTGCTGCTCCACCAGATACCACTCCCATATGGAGACTAATCACCCTAAACAACTCTCAGATGAAGAGCCAAAACCTGCAGGAGACAGCTCATCACTCAATCAAAATGGCCTGGAAAAGCAAGCTGGCCAGCAGCCCTCAACGTCACTCGGAGCACCCGAGGAGACAAGTGTCCACCCTGAGAAGGGAACACACGACATCTCGGAAGAGTTGAACCAACAACTGGAAGACATCATAAGCATGTATGGGTCTGCTGTCAGTCCCATGGGGAAAGAGGGCAGCATGGAAACTAAGGAGCAGCCTGAAAACACAGAGGCACTGGACAATGAGGATGGGGACTATGAAGAAACCTCTGAAGGGGCAGACAGGGAACCCACTgcttctgaagaggcagccacagccagggagcctgcCAGCAATAAAGAGCAAAAGCTGGAAAAGAAGGTCCTAAAAGGATTAGGCAAGTATTATCTTCTaatacatggcttttctcttaaTTATTCCATTTCCTTTGACTTCACTAAGATCTATATCTAATAAATTTGGATTCATAGAATACCCTCTTTGGGGGCTGTATTTGTCCCTAGCCCATtcctttaaataaaactaaagtaaaaGTTTAGCACGATGCCTAGCTACTCTACCCACATGGCTTCGCATTGCTCTTGGAAATCCAAAATTCTTAAGACATTTTTAGTCCCTTAAACTGACCTAGCCCTAAGCAGTTTAAGCTTCCCGTCATTTCACAGTATCCCCagcatctctttctttatcattCTGTCCTGACCCCACCACTACCACAGCCATTCTCGTCTTCCATTTTGGCTCTTCCTTGTTCCCTTCTCCAAAGGCCTGTGCATGTTCTACCTAGAAACTTCTGTCCACCTTGCACTGCCACCCTTCCAGCGTTTGGGGCACAGAAGCCCTACTTACCACTTAGCTCATAACCAACCGGCAGTTCCTTAGTCCCGTTCTAAAGCTCTAACTTCTTTGGGTCTGCACTGTACCATGTGTCCTCTTTTCATAGTACTAACCATGATTGTGAATTATACATTTTTGGGGACAGTGTTTGGTTAATGTATCTAATTCCTAGGTGAATTTTTTTCAGTCTCAAgaacaatgtgtgtatgtgtttcaagCATCACTGGATGCCTGTGCTATAAGATGGGAGATGACATAGTAAAGACTCAATAGATACTTGCTACAAGGATGAATAAATGGATGGGAAATTTAAAGCAAACCTAGtaaataagcaaaatataataaataggGATGTTTGTTGATAAAATAATTGTCAATTAGATCACTTActataacatatttttaattaagcaTAGATCACAAAAAATATGGTTACTTTTGCCAAGAATAGCAGAAGACACTTACCTGCCCTCATCCATTCGTTGGTCTCATAACTATTTAATACCTGGTTATGACACACTGTGCTGGGAGCACAGACAGAGATGATTTGGTTAAGAGTCTCTCAGTCCAGAGAGAAAAGCACACACGTGAACTATTGTGCAGCAGAAATAGGCAGAGGTGAGAATGTTTTTGAAAAGTATGAGGAATTGGTAGCACCAACAATAACTGTGGATGAAGGGAAAGAAGGCTAATTTTGTAGCTATGACTGAAAACACATTATTGTACAGGGGAAACTCCCTCAGTCTGTCCCCACTAGtgactgtctctgtgggtgggtTCTCAAGTGTAGCAGGCACATCTCATTCATTAGTACGGCATGACAGAGTGAAATACCAAGGGCACTGGGTCAGCACTTCGGTCACACGCCACACACTCCAGTAACAGAATTCTAGCTGTAAACCCCAGTATTCAACACTTGAGTAGGGAGCCACTGTGTACATAAAACTCACCATGAAAAGGGTTTCCACAAGGGTTAAATGATACCTTCCAGTAATACACCtgaccccccatacacacacataaacatcacAACAacatttcatatattttcatattccaAAAATGCAAGACAGAATCATTCTAGAACACTGGGGATCATTATAATGTCCTTCCGTATTAAAGAGCAATTTTTTCACAGA
This genomic window from Chionomys nivalis chromosome 2, mChiNiv1.1, whole genome shotgun sequence contains:
- the LOC130870244 gene encoding peptidyl-prolyl cis-trans isomerase A-like encodes the protein MVNATVFFDIAANGEPLGRVSFELFADKVPKTAENFRALSTGEKGFGYKGSSFHRIIPGFMCQGGDFTRHNGTGGRSIYGEKFEDENFILKHTGPGILSMANVGPNTNGFQFFICTTKTAWLDGKHVDFGKVKEGMNIVEAMEHSGCRNGKTSKMITISDCGQL